AAATAAACCGGAAGCGGTGATGCAATGCCATATAGCCCCATGAAGGTTACGGTCACTGCGGGCATAGAATGGCCATGCCGTTGCGTTATTTCAATGTTTTTGACATCTGACGGCGGGAATATCAATCCTGTATGCGGTTGAATAAAAACCGGATGCGTCTCGTTATCAGTATAAACATCGCTTCGTTTTTGGTCCCCATATTGCCGTTCTAAGAGCATCACCGCCTGAAAGAAGTCGAATTGATGCGGTTCTTGCAACATGCGTTCCATGACGCGGTGGCTGGGTTTCTTTTTAATGGCCATAGATTCCGTTTTTCATTCTGACTTTATGAAACTGGTTTAACGCCTTATAAAACTGGTTTAACGCCTTTTTGCGGCGCCCATTCATATGTCTTTCCAGAAGGCATCGAAACAAGCGTGAGATATACAAACGAATTAATAGTGGCATACATGCCCAAAAAATGGCTCATTACCAATCCGAAAAGGCATAAGTCTCCTTCGTCTGCAAAAGCCCCATCTTGAACTTCCAAGACCACTTCGGAGCCACGAATGATGGCCCCCCGATATACCCGCTCTTTGGGTCGCCAGATAATGCTGCGTATGCCTTCGATGCGCTTGCGGTTGGCTTCGCTGCGCTCCCAGTCGTACAGGCTAAGCAAAAGCCGGAAAGAGATTGGATTGGCGATGGACATGTGGTTCATCGAAAGATGAGAAATCAGTTTCCAGAAAAAATTCTGGTCACGCGGCGGATGACGGTCTAACGTGGGTTGGGTCAAATTGCGCAACTGTACCACATCTGCAAAACCAGGCGGCGGCTTGGAAATATCGCCTTCTTTTAGGTGTTCACGGGGCAAACTTCGGTTGGTAGCCAAGGCCGTAATGGAAAGGGTCTCGTTAGCCAAGTCTTGATCGAGGTTAGAGCCTAAAATGGAAAGATACATGTCGTATTGTCCCGAAGGGGCTTGCCGGATCTTAGTCGTGTAAAACCTTCCTTTTTCGTCTCGTTCAAATGAATAAAACGGTTTATAATAATGCCGTCGGTTGGTTCGCTCTTCAATTCCTACGACTTCGGTGGTATCATAAAGCTCAAAACTACGTGGCGCATTGGTGTCGGGATTAATGCGATACTCGGTCGTGAGATGATCCACCCGAATAGGGGTTGTGTCTTTTGGAAAGAGGTTGATAATGGGGGTACAGTGGAGCCGGATATTATCCGTTTTAAAACGCCGATCTTCTGGGAAGGAGCGGTCAAAGTCCACCCGTACTTCAAAAAACGTTGGTGGTTCTTCTGGGGTAAAGCGATCAAAGCCACACAAATCCACAAACCAGAATTTGGGCCGGAAGCTGAAATATTCTTGCAACAACCGAAATCCTTTAAAAGAAAACCGAGAATAGGGTAAGAGACCGTCTTCCTCCATAAATCCACAAGGTTCTACCCACGACTGATTGTTGGCAATGGTAAATGGCTGGTCCTCAGGCCCACAAAAGAGGGTCACGCGCCGTACATGGCGGGTCATAAACAAATGCAGGGTAGAAGCAATGGCTGGATCTGCATAAAAAAACAGCCGGAGTTTTCCGTTTTTAAAACGGAGATTTTCAAAGGAAGCCCCTTTTAATAAATCAAACCTCAAGTTGAGGCTCGAACTGCCCGGTATCCAAGTCATTTCGGCTTTGGACAAGGTCAATGGGTGAACGTCCAAAGCGTTGGTGGTCGTAAAACGGCAGGCGACATTTTCTGGCCCCACAGGCTTAGAAATGACTTCGGTTCCAGCAGCATAGCTTGTAGTTTCTTGAATAACACCGATTTTAGGGCGCATTTCTAAGATAGACAGACCGGGAATAGGGCGCAGATAATGGGGCCACATTAGGTTAAATAACCCCTCGGTATATTCCGGTAAATCATCGTCTAGGCGCTCATGAATCCGCCCAGAAAGAAAAGCGAATCCTTCAAATAACCGCTCCACGTATGGGTCGCGATCGGTAATGCTGTCTAAATTCAGAAAACGGGCGGTTTCCGGATGCGCCTGTGCAAATGCTTTGCCGGCTTCGTGCAGATACCGCATTTCTTCTTCGTAGTATTTTCTCGACACGGTCTAAGGGCTTAGGGCAATCGGTGGGCAAACCGGTGCCTTTTCTGAGTGTTCAGGGTTCTCGCCGCACGGGCGAAACATCAATTAATTCGGTGGCCGAAATGGTGGTTTGAAAGCGTACAATTTGCTTTTTATCCAACTTGGCCCGAAGTACAAAGATGAGGCGCATTTGGTTTACATCGGTATGCTGGTAACTAATGTTTACTTGTGTGAGCCTCGGTTCATATTTTCGAACCACTTCCTCCAACAGTTTTTTGAGTTGCTCGGCCCCCCAAGGCATATCTCGGTAGAGCGTATGCAAGTCTGGCAAACCATAATCCGGTAAATGTTCGATGGCGCCTTGTCGGGTGTTAAACAGCCGACGGAGGTTTGCCATCACACTATAAAGCCGTTGGTCGCGTTCTGGGACGGAAGAAAGCGGGTTTTGCACGTCAAAGTGTCCCAGAAGAACGTCTAAAAGACTTGCTTGCATGGGTTGGGGATTGATCCGGCATCAAGGAAAGCGGGTTGCCGGAGGTCTTACTTCAAAATGCCGAAACCCCGAAGGTTTCCCAACGGAGTTTCGGTGAAAACGAACCTTTAAACAGGTTTATACTACTGGACTTTCCCAGTCATCCTCGGCGGTGATACCACCATCATTCCACGTCCATTCGATCTTTTGATAGGTAAAGGCAATTTCTTCGTACTCGGCGTAGCGGGTGAGTTCCGGATTTTTGTTGTTCAGCATTCGGAAATTGACGGAAGCGATATTGGCATTGGTCAATTTGATGGTGTAGTGTTGTTTTTCCGTTCCACCGCCACCAACAGCACCACCAATTTGTGGCGTCCAGAACTGGAGTTCAAATTCGGTGATGTTTTCGTTGTTCACAAGTGCATTATAGAGCAACGGCGAAGATTTGTCTAACTCTTTGGTAATGACCAAGGGCTTGTGCATCCGTTTGCCCGTTGGAAGCCCGCTGGCTGCATCACGCGGGCTAATGATTTCATGATTTACGGCGATCACCATAATTTTGCCTTCGCGGCCTTTTTGGGTAACACTGCCTTTGATTTCGCCTTGTTTCTGGCCTTTCAGTTTCAGATAAGCATTGAGTGCCATTTCGATTCTCCGTTTTGTAGTGATAGGTTTTGTTTTAAGTTGTTGTAATTTGAAGTGTTTACTTACACTATTAATAACGCATGGAATTGGAAAAAGGGATCATAGAGATCAGATTATTTAGGTTACCGAGGAAGAAAACTTTCTCGGTAACCCCATTTGCTATTTGGCGGGCATTTTTCCGACAAGAGAAAGGTTAATGTCCATTCCCTCAATCTGGAAGTGTGGCATAATCATGGTTTCGACACGATAGAATCCAGGGTTGTCCCCTACTTCCGATACTGTTACCTGAGCCCCTTTTAAGGGGTAACGGGCAATAACTGCCGGGGAAGGATTCGACATCTCAGTGACCAAACTTTTCAGCCAGCGGTTCAGTTCTTCTTCTATGACCACACGGCTCTTGGTAGAACCAATGTTTTCGCGTTGCATTACTTTCAGATAGTGCGAAATGCGGGAAGCCAAAAAGATGTAGGGCAACCGAGAATTGATCCGACTGTTTGCGGTCGCAAACTCGTCGTCATAAATTTTGGCCTTTTGTGCCGAATTTGCCGAGAAGAAACACGCAAAATCGCGATTTTGATAATGGCTAAGGGGAATAAAGCCCAAATTCGCGCACTGAAACTCCAAGGTTTCGCTGATAGGGACCTCGGTGGGGGTTTTGAGTTGTTTGCCCTTGCCTACATCATACAGGTGGACTGGCAGGTCTTCCACTTTACCACCTGCTTCCGGCCCGCGTATCTGCACCGACCAACCATCTGCCATAAACGCTTTCGCCATGTTGGTGGCCATCGCAAAAGTGGCATTGGCCCACAGGTATTTATCGTGATCGCTGCCTTTTACGTTTTCTTGGTAATTAAACGCTTTCACGGGGTTGTCGTCGCCATAAGGCAGACGGGCCATAAAGCGCGGCATGGTGAGTCCTACATAGCGAGAATCATCGGTCGCACGGAAGGCATTCCATTTAATGTAATCGGATGTTTCCATATAAGCGCCCAAGTCAGGGATTTTTTTCCACTCTTCCATACTGGATTTGCCGAAGAATTTCGGGCCAATGGAGCCAAGGAATGGACAATGAGCAGAGGCCGCCACCTTAGACATATTGGTCAGTAGGTTCACATCCTTTGCAGAACTGTCGAACTCGAAGTTGGAGACGATGGTGGCGTAGGGCGTTGCACCAGGTTGATCATAGGCATCGGTATAAATGTGTTTGTATAGCGGAGACTGTATCAGTTCCGGTGAATCTTCGAAAGATTCGGCCAGTTCGTCTTTGTCCACATCTAATATCTCCACCTTAACGTTTTTCCGGAAGTCAATCCGATCCACCATAAATTTGAGTCCACGCCAAGAAGACTCCATTTTTTGGAAGGTAGGGTGGTGCATAACCGCATCCAACTGCTGGCTTATTTTTTGGTCTATGCTGGCCACCATGGCGTCTATAAAATGCTTGTCTAAACGGTCTAACGGGGTATCGAGTGCGGCAACCGTATCCACAAAAACACTAAGTGCGGCAGCCATCATCTCGTTTTTAGATTGATTGGCCAGTTGATCTCCTTCTTTGAAAACCTTTAGATTTACGGTTTCAGAAGGTTTCTCCATGTTAACTTGGGCAAAGAGGCTGTCTAATAAGCTGTCTTTACCATCTAATTCTTGAACCTGAGCGCCAGGAGCGCCCGAAGCCTGTTGTGTAGCAGACATGTAAGTAAGGTTTCGAGGGTTAATAAAAACAATTGCCGATCCCGCCCAGCCCAATATCGGTGGGCATCGGAGACGCATTAGGCATCTTGAGCATCATCAGGTACGATTTTGTGCAATTCGTCGGCAAGTCGTGCCAATGCGTCTTTGTCTTTGATAATGGTTTCAAGCTGGCGCCGAAAGTCACCCAAGGTGATAACGCGGTTTCGTAAGTCTTGCAACAGGTTCCGGGTGGCAAGCATCTTGTCCAACTCTGGAATTTGTTTGGCCACATTTTCCGGCGTAAAGTCTTTCATGCTCTCCACCTTTACTTGTACCTTCATTTCGGCTTCAGGGTCATCTTTCAGGTGATTGGCTACCACCATGTCCAACTTCATCTCCCGCGATTTTAGGATATCCTCGAAGTTGTCTTTGTTCACATTGATGATGTCCCGATCCGCGATGTCTTCGTCTTTAGAGCCGCCAAAATCTCCCATCACCAACATCCGGAAAGGCAATTCTTCGCGAACCAATGCGTCGCCTTTTTTTACATCCAGAAAGAGGTTGATACGGGCAGGGGGTTTTTCATGTTGGAAACTGCTCATGCGTTTTGCTCCAAGTGTTTATCCTTTACATGCGGTTGGGAAAATGCCGTTGACTCGGATTGTCGCAAGGTAAAGGTTTGTGAGGGGTCTATAATTGTGTTATGAAGAATGAATTTCGTGGATCAGCGGAAGTATCCGGGCCATAGGCAATAAAGATGCGCTTCATGTGGCCTTTATAGATACCAATTTTTTTATTCAAAATCAAGACTCATTTTGAGAAAATCAAGAATCAATTTCTGTCAATGTTTCCTGAGGTAAAGTATTTTTTGAGATGGATTTAGGCCGTTCTCCAATAGCTGTGAGGGCAAAGCGTACATCGGTCCGGCTCATTTTATCCAAAACTGTCTCCATCTTTTCTTGCCAATAGATTTGTCGGTCCTCATTGGCCTCCGACAATAGGGCTTTATAACAACGGTATTGATTTAGCCAGACATCCAAGGCAAGTGCTGGCTCCCACCGCGCCAGTCCTATGGCTTCTCCTTCGGAATCCAGCGTTTCCAGAAGTGGCAAGGCAATGCGGTTGAAGCCCACTTTACTACACAAAATGGCCACCATCAGGCGACGCCTAAACCGCGCCCTTCCAGAGAGGTCGGCTTCCATGCCAGCCTGAAGTTTTGCTACCGCCGTTGCGGCCCCTACGTCCTCGATTGTTTTTTGAGCTTCTTTGAACGCTGCTACCAACTCGGCCTCCTCTTCCCCCGCCGTAATCATCAGATTACCACCTCCTCCGCCCCCGCCTGCCCCAATGAAAGGCACAACCACATCTTCGATCCATGTTTGGGTGATTGGGGAAGCAAAGGGGGTTCCGTCATTAAAGCGAAGCGCAGGCAATCCCGGTACTTTTTGCAACATCAGGGCCAGTTCGGTCAGAATCGCTTCTTTTGCCATCACAAAGTCGCTGCCTGCTTTTTCAAGGGCCTGCACCAAAATACGCTGTAAATCTAAGATGAGCGGATAGGGAAATTCTTGCATCAAGCCTTCCACTTCTTCGATGATGGTCGCGAGGTCTTGGTTGGCCAATTCTCCGGTGTAGTAGTTGTAGCGGTGTGGTTCGGGAGCGGGTAGCATGTCGTTGGCTGGCTCGGACGTGAGGCCTGCCCACATGGCCAAGCGCATCATCCGGTACGAAGCCGGGTGACGACGGTCGGCGGCGCGAATGGCGGCACAAAGTTGCGGGACGGCCATGATTGCATCGTCCACCGTACCAAACGAAGAAGGCAAGCTAACCGAGGGGGCCGGAGAGGGGGCCACCTCGGTCGTGGGGGCAATTTCGGGGGTGGGGGCATCGGTAGTCGTCTCTGCGAGATCCGGCGGTGGAGGCGGTGGCGTGGGAGGAGCCGCCACTTGTTTGGCCAATTTCTCTAATCCCACCTTGAACTCGGTCGTAGGAGGGGCATGTTCATTGAGTTCCTTCATCCAAAATCCGGAGAGGAAGCTAAGATGCGTCTTAATGGCCTCAAAAGCGACCTCATCTCCCGACTGGGGCTTATATCGTTCTGCCCAATTGATCAATTTGGGCATCATGAAGTTCAGGGCCGCACCACGTAATCGCGGTTTTTTCTTTTCAGGATAACCCTGATCCCAATAGTTTTCGGCAAAAATGTGTAAGGCCCCAAAACCTTCCGCAAGACCCGTTGCCCCTTGATCGTATGCCAAACCTACATTCATGTAAGCAATTACCAAAAGATTTTTGGACTTGTTTTTCAGAATATTGCGGCTTGCGGAAACGATAAGGGCA
This genomic interval from Bacteroidetes Order II. bacterium contains the following:
- the tssF gene encoding type VI secretion system baseplate subunit TssF, coding for MSRKYYEEEMRYLHEAGKAFAQAHPETARFLNLDSITDRDPYVERLFEGFAFLSGRIHERLDDDLPEYTEGLFNLMWPHYLRPIPGLSILEMRPKIGVIQETTSYAAGTEVISKPVGPENVACRFTTTNALDVHPLTLSKAEMTWIPGSSSLNLRFDLLKGASFENLRFKNGKLRLFFYADPAIASTLHLFMTRHVRRVTLFCGPEDQPFTIANNQSWVEPCGFMEEDGLLPYSRFSFKGFRLLQEYFSFRPKFWFVDLCGFDRFTPEEPPTFFEVRVDFDRSFPEDRRFKTDNIRLHCTPIINLFPKDTTPIRVDHLTTEYRINPDTNAPRSFELYDTTEVVGIEERTNRRHYYKPFYSFERDEKGRFYTTKIRQAPSGQYDMYLSILGSNLDQDLANETLSITALATNRSLPREHLKEGDISKPPPGFADVVQLRNLTQPTLDRHPPRDQNFFWKLISHLSMNHMSIANPISFRLLLSLYDWERSEANRKRIEGIRSIIWRPKERVYRGAIIRGSEVVLEVQDGAFADEGDLCLFGLVMSHFLGMYATINSFVYLTLVSMPSGKTYEWAPQKGVKPVL
- the tssE gene encoding type VI secretion system baseplate subunit TssE, which translates into the protein MQASLLDVLLGHFDVQNPLSSVPERDQRLYSVMANLRRLFNTRQGAIEHLPDYGLPDLHTLYRDMPWGAEQLKKLLEEVVRKYEPRLTQVNISYQHTDVNQMRLIFVLRAKLDKKQIVRFQTTISATELIDVSPVRREP
- a CDS encoding Hcp family type VI secretion system effector, which codes for MALNAYLKLKGQKQGEIKGSVTQKGREGKIMVIAVNHEIISPRDAASGLPTGKRMHKPLVITKELDKSSPLLYNALVNNENITEFELQFWTPQIGGAVGGGGTEKQHYTIKLTNANIASVNFRMLNNKNPELTRYAEYEEIAFTYQKIEWTWNDGGITAEDDWESPVV
- the tssC gene encoding type VI secretion system contractile sheath large subunit, translating into MSATQQASGAPGAQVQELDGKDSLLDSLFAQVNMEKPSETVNLKVFKEGDQLANQSKNEMMAAALSVFVDTVAALDTPLDRLDKHFIDAMVASIDQKISQQLDAVMHHPTFQKMESSWRGLKFMVDRIDFRKNVKVEILDVDKDELAESFEDSPELIQSPLYKHIYTDAYDQPGATPYATIVSNFEFDSSAKDVNLLTNMSKVAASAHCPFLGSIGPKFFGKSSMEEWKKIPDLGAYMETSDYIKWNAFRATDDSRYVGLTMPRFMARLPYGDDNPVKAFNYQENVKGSDHDKYLWANATFAMATNMAKAFMADGWSVQIRGPEAGGKVEDLPVHLYDVGKGKQLKTPTEVPISETLEFQCANLGFIPLSHYQNRDFACFFSANSAQKAKIYDDEFATANSRINSRLPYIFLASRISHYLKVMQRENIGSTKSRVVIEEELNRWLKSLVTEMSNPSPAVIARYPLKGAQVTVSEVGDNPGFYRVETMIMPHFQIEGMDINLSLVGKMPAK
- the tssB gene encoding type VI secretion system contractile sheath small subunit — its product is MSSFQHEKPPARINLFLDVKKGDALVREELPFRMLVMGDFGGSKDEDIADRDIINVNKDNFEDILKSREMKLDMVVANHLKDDPEAEMKVQVKVESMKDFTPENVAKQIPELDKMLATRNLLQDLRNRVITLGDFRRQLETIIKDKDALARLADELHKIVPDDAQDA
- the tssA gene encoding type VI secretion system protein TssA, coding for MENLTPLLEEVLAPIPGDNPAGSRIDPNEDFDFVTIKNEVDKMSLVSGSVDQEKLMEQSKSLVGTQQNVAIKGAAVSSGTQYALIVSASRNILKNKSKNLLVIAYMNVGLAYDQGATGLAEGFGALHIFAENYWDQGYPEKKKPRLRGAALNFMMPKLINWAERYKPQSGDEVAFEAIKTHLSFLSGFWMKELNEHAPPTTEFKVGLEKLAKQVAAPPTPPPPPPDLAETTTDAPTPEIAPTTEVAPSPAPSVSLPSSFGTVDDAIMAVPQLCAAIRAADRRHPASYRMMRLAMWAGLTSEPANDMLPAPEPHRYNYYTGELANQDLATIIEEVEGLMQEFPYPLILDLQRILVQALEKAGSDFVMAKEAILTELALMLQKVPGLPALRFNDGTPFASPITQTWIEDVVVPFIGAGGGGGGGNLMITAGEEEAELVAAFKEAQKTIEDVGAATAVAKLQAGMEADLSGRARFRRRLMVAILCSKVGFNRIALPLLETLDSEGEAIGLARWEPALALDVWLNQYRCYKALLSEANEDRQIYWQEKMETVLDKMSRTDVRFALTAIGERPKSISKNTLPQETLTEIDS